A single window of Vibrio sp. HB236076 DNA harbors:
- a CDS encoding amino acid ABC transporter substrate-binding protein: MKNWFKRLSVALALTVAATTAVQAATEVKVGMSGRYFPFTFVKNDELQGFEVDLWNEIAKRNDYDVKFVTSNFSGLFGLLETGRIDTISNQITITDARQKKYLFSDPYVIDGATIGVRKGNDSIHSLDDLKGKTVAVNLGSNFEELLRKHDANNEINIKSYDSGFEHDVALGRVDAFIMDRLSILEVIDKSGLPLQIAGKPFETIENAWPFVNNEKGKALQQQVNKALASMRADGTLGQISQKWFNIDITKR; encoded by the coding sequence ATGAAAAACTGGTTTAAACGCCTGTCAGTTGCCTTAGCACTGACTGTCGCAGCGACAACCGCAGTACAAGCAGCAACCGAAGTCAAAGTTGGCATGTCAGGTCGCTACTTCCCATTTACTTTCGTCAAAAATGATGAACTGCAAGGTTTTGAAGTCGATTTGTGGAATGAAATTGCCAAACGTAACGATTACGACGTTAAGTTTGTCACTTCAAACTTCTCTGGCTTATTTGGTTTACTTGAAACCGGTCGTATCGACACGATTTCAAACCAGATCACCATTACTGACGCGCGTCAGAAAAAATACCTTTTCTCCGACCCTTATGTGATTGATGGCGCCACCATCGGCGTACGTAAAGGCAACGACAGCATCCACTCTTTAGATGACTTAAAAGGCAAAACCGTTGCCGTCAACTTAGGCTCTAACTTTGAAGAATTGCTGCGCAAGCACGACGCAAACAACGAAATCAACATCAAGTCTTACGACTCTGGCTTTGAACACGATGTGGCGCTTGGCCGTGTCGATGCCTTTATCATGGACCGCTTATCGATTCTCGAAGTGATCGATAAATCTGGCCTACCACTACAAATTGCTGGCAAGCCTTTTGAAACGATTGAAAATGCTTGGCCATTTGTGAATAACGAAAAGGGCAAAGCACTGCAACAGCAGGTCAACAAAGCCCTTGCATCTATGCGTGCAGATGGCACACTGGGTCAAATTTCACAAAAATGGTTTAACATCGACATTACCAAGCGTTAA